A stretch of the Ptychodera flava strain L36383 chromosome 18, AS_Pfla_20210202, whole genome shotgun sequence genome encodes the following:
- the LOC139117141 gene encoding DAZ-associated protein 1-like — MSSGDQGEQGANQEPNPPSNTQEEKDPNQVNALGQTEQTQQPAAAYPAGPPPPYTHGGYQQPPPGGYPQPPPGAVMTQPMPGTYPPPPAGMYYGAAGPPPGAAPAGQATTTTTYVIKDVEPPPPRVNHCLHCLISIIFWPWFFVWCALCIMESKEMDRYNARVRNTDY, encoded by the exons atgtcgAGCGGCGACCAAGGCGAACAGGGGGCGAACCAGGAGCCCAATCCTCCATCCAACACCCAGGAAGAGAAAGACCCGAACCAAGTGAATGCCTTAGGCCAGACAGAACAAACACAGCAGCCAGCCGCAGCATATCCCGCCGGTCCGCCTCCG CCGTACACTCATGGTGGGTACCAGCAACCACCACCCGGCGGTTACCCGCAACCACCGCCGGGTGCCGTTATGACACAGCCCATGCCCGGCACGTACCCGCCGCCACCCGCGGGGATGTATTACGGTGCCGCTGGACCTCCGCCGGGAGCAGCGCCAGCAGGACAAGCAACGACGACGACAACCTACGTGATCAAAGATGTTGAGCC ACCACCCCCAAGGGTCAACCATTGTTTACATTGTCTTATCAGTATCATCTTCTGGCCTTGGTTCTTCGTATGGTGCGCTCTG TGTATCATGGAGAGTAAGGAAATGGACAGATACAACGCTAGGGTGCGCAACACTGACTACTAA
- the LOC139117661 gene encoding uncharacterized protein, which produces MITDVPGDTATDVMTTVIANTEAETTTIPNPTTDGETTESILTERAATTTVEDTTKLPPTTRAAPQPPTTTTIGTTTLPPTTKAETLPPSTTATTDTASTKATTRRSRNDALFEAVINDDQTTNATVTSEYSFQTKFIITMIALFTVFPMSVLWGYVIFLINRDAAFENFNKLTGKGTERHKVENDYQPGPAETTPSSDPHTYEAIDETKPSVEAGTSHPGENDGGSAKDNDTVVKDRDDGKSDSAPTVTKSENQTEGNSIAVDAEVHEIGSHGDGGEATPTDGSQETVNEEGEASHEESRGETAKTERPLTKSLTMLESNLRRRRLLPPRRDQTTAGM; this is translated from the exons atgatcacagaTGTTCCGGGCGATACAGCTACTGATGTCATGACAACAGTGATCGCAAACACTGAAGCTGAAACGACAACCATTCCGAACCCGACAACGGATGGCGAAACCACTGAGTCCATCCTGACTGAAAGAGCGGCGACGACGACGGTTGAAGATACTACAAAACTGCCTCCAACAACAAGAGCTGCACCACAACCACCAACAACGACGACGATCGGAACCACAACACTGCCACCAACGACCAAAGCTGAAACATTACCACCATCAACCACGGCGACGACGGATACCGCATCAACCAAGGCAACGACAAGGCGATCAAGGAATGACG CCTTATTTGAAGCTGTCATTAATGATGACCAAACTACCAACGCCACTGTTACCTCTGAATATTCATTCCAAACAA AGTTCATCATCACAATGATTGCACTGTTTACTGTTTTTCCGATGTCAGTTCTTTGGGGATACGTAATATTTTTGATCAACAGGGACGCGGCTTTTGAGAATTTCAACAAGCTGACAGGAAAAGGAACGGAACGCCACAAGGTAGAAAACGATTATCAACCTGGACCCGCTGAGACAACCCCCTCCTCCGATCCTCACACGTACGAGGCGATAGACGAAACCAAGCCGTCAGTGGAAGCAGGGACCAGCCATCCCGGCGAGAACGATGGTGGCAGTGCCAAAGACAACGATACCGTGGTTAAAGATAGAGATGACGGCAAAAGCGATAGTGCGCCAACTGTCACAAAGAGTGAAAATCAAACCGAGGGGAACAGTATCGCCGTAGACGCCGAAGTTCATGAAATTGGTTCCCATGGTGACGGAGGAGAGGCCACCCCGACAGATGGAAGCCAAGAAACCGTGAATGAGGAGGGAGAGGCGTCTCATGAGGAGTCGAGAGGAGAAACAGCGAAAACAGAAAGGCCGCTGACAAAAAGCCTGACAATGTTGGAGAGCAACCTGAGACGGAGAAGGTTGCTACCACCGAGACGGGACCAAACGACGGCGGGGATGTAG